The genomic DNA ATAATAAAATTGAAGAATTAGAAAATGTTTTAAAAAATGATTATTTTAATAAAGTTTATCATTTTCAAAATATTTCTAAATCAGAAAGAATAGAATGAATTTTATCAAATAATAATATTATAATTTATGTAGAAAATGGATATATAGACTTCGAAACATTTTGAAACACTTGATTTGAGGCTATGCCAAAAATATTTAATTTAAGTGAAAAAGATAAAAGTATTTATCAAGATAGAATTCTAGGTCTTTTTATAAGTCATAATAAAGAATTCTTAAAAGAAATAATTAAAATTTTAAAAAAGGATTTAATTTGGTTTTTAGAATCATCAAATAAAAAACCTAAATTTGATATAAATTTAATAATTGTTAAAAATCCTGAAATAAAAAAGAAATTAATATATCAAATTGACTAATATAACTAAAAAATAAAGATATATGTAAAACTATGAAATATTATTATTACTTTAAAATAAATAAATACACATATACAAATAATAAATTTAAAGCAATAATTTTTAATAAAATTAAAAACAGCTTTAAATATTCTATTAATAAAATTTATTTAAAAAATAATAAGATAATTATTCCACAATCAGAATATGGTGATTTTGGAGAATATTTAGGTTGATTTGCTTATGAACAAAATGATATCAATGGTGAAATAATTTTAAAAGTAATTAGCAATAAAATTGAAAAAATTATTAATCAAAAAATATCAAATTTAAGAAAAAAATCATTAATGAGTTTTATACCTTGATTAATATACGCTTATGAATAAAAAACTAAAAATACTATAAATAAGTACTTTTATAATTAGTTAGTTAACAAAATTAACTAACTTTTTATATACAATAAATTAAATAATTTTTTTAAAAATATCATTTGTTATAATTTAATTAATATTAAATTATCAAATAAAAGGAATAATTATGAAAAACAAAAAAATTTTAAAATGAATAGGTGCTGTTGCTCCAATTTTATCATTACCAATTTTATCTGCTTCTTGTTTAGAAAAAGTAAATCTAATATTAAATGGAAATAGAGAAGGTGAAAAGGATAAAGAAAACCCTGAAACATCAACAAATCCTACTCCTAATCCAACAACACCACCAAAGGATTCAACAGAACCTATTAAAAAAGAAGACGAAAAACCAAAAATTACTCATTCTGAAATAATTAATAATTTTAAGGAAGTATATTCAAACAATGCAATGCTAGATGCTAATCCAAAAGCATTCAATGATGCAGGAAACTTTTTAGCTTATGACTTAAGAACTGATCCTAAATTTCCCTATTCATTAAAACTACCAGACCCATTAACAATAATTTTAAAACATCCAACAGCTATTTGATACTATTCAGGTATTAAAAAATACTATGATTATATTTTACAAATGGATAATGTTTATAATAATAAACAACAACTACAAAATAGATTAAATAGACTTTTTAATGAAGGAAGTACAGAATTTATTAATACAAACTATTCAACAAAAAGATTAGGAATAGTTTGAAAAGATGCATTAACTTATAATTTAGATAAAATAATTAATGCATATGAAGATATTTACACAAAAAGCTCTGAGTTTTCTTCTATGTATCACGGTGTTTTACCTTTAGATTTTGGTGAAAAAGAAACAGAATTGCTTGAAAAACACAATGAAGAAGAAGCTGATTGAAATAATCACGGTCAAAATCTTGAAAGAGAAACAATGAACCCTAAAATCAGCTACAAAGAAATGTATGATATATCAAAACAATTTTATAAACGTTTAGATAGACACTTTTTACAAGAAAGAATTAATCATAAAAATAAAACATTATCATTAGAGGCTGTTCCAAATAAAGATATAAAAGCTGCTGATTATTTTAATGATTGATATAACTTTAAATTTCCTTTCCCAGTTGACCAATCTTCCAAAAACTATATAGGTGTATTTTCTTACGGTTTTCAAACTTATTTAGAAAAAAGATGAAACCCTTATGATTTTTACAATAATTCAATTGTTTTAGCCCCTTTTAAAGCTATTCAAAATTCAAATATAATGGCGACTAGCCTAAAAGTCTTAAAAATATTACTTACACTTTAAATTAGTGCTTTCTATGCTATCAAATAACCCTAATAAATCATTTTTAGAACAATTAGATGAAACTAAAAATGAAAAACTACAAGAATTTTATAAAAAATATAATTATACAAATGGTTTTTCAAGCTTGCTAGAAGTATTAATTAATTCAGTATCTAAAATTTTAGACCCAACTATTTATGTTAATTTTATTGATGAATTCGGAAATAAACATTACTTTTATGATGAATGAAAAGATAGTTTAATTTTAGGTAGAAAAAATCATATTCAAGATTCAAATCAAAGACAATTTTACATATTTGCTTTAAATTTATATAATAAACTTTTAATGCCTTTTAATTATTTAGTAAATAGTTATGATAGTGAAATAGAATTTAATACTGATTCTGTAAATAGTGATTTAAGTTCTTGAAATATTCGTAAATTCAAAAAAGAATTCTACAAAGAATTTTATCAACCTATTTTTGGGGAAATTAAAAAAATGCAAGAAGCTACTGATGAAGCAAAAACAAGAAGCGCTAAAATAATGATTAAAAACTTTTTAGAGAATTCTATTATTAAAAAACCTGATAACAATAATCAATTAACAGAAAATAAAAATTTAATTAATACATATGAACTTAGAGCAAAAGATATAACAGGAATTGAATTTAATGAATATTGATTAAATCCTAATAAGGATGAAAATGAATAATACTAAAAATTATTATATTTATTCTGATGAATCAGGTGTTTTTAGTAAGAATGATAGTTTTTTTATAATAACTTTTCTAGTTTTTAAATCTAAAAAGTCAATATCTAAATCAAAAAAATTATTTAAAAATAAAGAAGACCGAATAAAAAAAATAAAAAATATTAATCCTGAAGAAGAATTAAAAGGTTTTACTCTATCATTAAATCTTAAAAAAAGTATCATTAAATCATTTAATACTATAGATAAGTTTTTTGTAAAAATTGACATAAGCAAAATAAAGGAAGAAATCATTGATAACAAAGCAAATAGACGAAGATTTTTAAATTGAGTAATAGCTGTTTCTCTTAAAAAATATTTTCAAAATGAAATTAAGAAAAATATTTTGTCCAAAGAAGATATTTTAAATATTTTTTTAAATTTAGATAATATATCAACAAAAACAAGTGGAAAATATACCTTAGAAGAATCAATAATAAGAGAACTTTTTTGAGAAGTTTATAATTCTGATTGTGATATTACAATACCTCCATTTTTTAAAAACATAGGATCGCTTACTCTTTCATATTTAGATTCAAAGTATTCACCTTTAATAAGAATGGTTGACGTGCTATCAAATTATATTTATGTTAATATTAAAAAAGGAAATAAACTAGATGAATTTTTAAAATTTTATTTTCCTTTTTAAAAATCAATGTATAATAAAGGTGCAATTAAGTTTGCGTAAATCAAATGGATAACCTAACAATGTTTAAGCGTATTTTTAGTACGTAGGCCCTGAATGGATTTCTACATTTTAATGTAGATTTTTTTATTTTAATGTTATAATGATGTTGTGATTAGAGCATACACAACTCTCCTGAGTCGTGCACGTTAAAATAATTGGTCATACTTCATTACAACCGGTCAGGTATGTGGCATTAACAGTTGTTTTTTTATAATATATTAATTATTTAAAAAAGGAGGCCATATGAAAAATACAGAAAAAGATTATATTTATGCTGATGATAGTTTTTTAAAAAGTCTTGATGAAGATTTTGCGAAATTAAATATGGATGACTTTTTCAAAAAACACGGAACTTATGAAGAAGTAGAAAGAATAATGAAATCTTTAGAAAAAATGTAAAGAATTGTGAATAAGATATTACCTTCTCCCACCCTGGGCACAATAAAATAATATAGGGACGTCAAAATTAA from Mycoplasmopsis maculosa includes the following:
- a CDS encoding DUF3800 domain-containing protein; translation: MNNTKNYYIYSDESGVFSKNDSFFIITFLVFKSKKSISKSKKLFKNKEDRIKKIKNINPEEELKGFTLSLNLKKSIIKSFNTIDKFFVKIDISKIKEEIIDNKANRRRFLNWVIAVSLKKYFQNEIKKNILSKEDILNIFLNLDNISTKTSGKYTLEESIIRELFWEVYNSDCDITIPPFFKNIGSLTLSYLDSKYSPLIRMVDVLSNYIYVNIKKGNKLDEFLKFYFPF